The sequence GATGATTTTTGAATGCTAAAAACTGAAATTTCCAAATTTAGCCTTTGGTTTTTAGCTTTAGTTCAAAGTTATTTCCGCTCTCATCTTGGTAATCTTTTTGATGTATTGTCTTGTTATTTGTGAGAAATTTAACCATATCGCTTATATATTTTTTATGTTCGCTTCTTGGCACAATAGCATCGATTAAGCCATGCTCTAACAAAAACTCAGCTCTTTGAAATCCCTCTGGTAAATCAGCACCAATGGTTTGTTTGATGACTCTTTGACCAGCAAAGCCTATCAATGCGCCAGGTTCGGCGATTATTAGATCTCCAAGCCAAGCAAAAGAGGCACTAACGCCACCCATTGTCGGATCAGTAAGTATCGAGATGTAAGGTAGTTTTGCTTCATCAAGTAGTTTTAAAGCCGCTGAAGTCTTTGACATCTGCATCAAAGAAAATGTACTCTCTTGCATTCTAGCGCCACCTGAAGCACTCACTATGACTAAAGCTTGGCGTTTTTCTATTGCTCGTTTTATCGCTCTTACGATCTTTTCTCCCTCAACTGAAGCTAGTGAACCACCCATGAAGCCAAAGTCAAAAACAACTAGCTGGATCTCTTGTCCATCGCATTTACCTTCGCCACATATCACGGAGCTTGTGCGTCCTGTTTTTTCTTTATTCTCTGTAATTCTTTTTTTGTATGATTTTTTATCAACAAAATTTAATGGGTCTACCGGTTTTAAATTTGCGTCAAATTCTACAAAGCTATCTTCATCACAGATCAAATTTATGCGATCGGTAGCTTTTAATCTCATGTGATAGCCGCATTTTGGGCATACATTAAAACAAGCTTCAACTTCTTTGTAGTACATCAGTGAGTGACAATTATCGCATTTCACCCAGTGTGTAGGTGCTTCTTCTGGACGAGGTTGAGCTTTTCTTATCTTTGAAAAAATGTCTGAGAAATTCATATTTTTACCCACTTATATTAAAAATTGTGGGATTATATCTAATGTTTGCCTTGCTTTTTCTTATATGACTTAAAGTTTGTTTATTTGTAGAGGTTTAAAGGGGCAAGTTGGCCCCTTTAAAAAATATCTTGTTAGAAGCGTCTTCCGATAGTAAATTCAAATGTATTTGTATCATCGCCCTCTTTAGGTTTAAGAGCTTTTGCAAAGATTAGTTGAAGTGGTCCAATAGGAGTTATCCACTCGATACCAGTTCCAACTGAAGATCTTTTTATCTCATTTAGGATATTCTCACCGATCATACCGTAGTCATAAAATACAACACCACGCATTTTGACACGATCTATTATAGGGAAGCTTATTTCAGCTGAATTATTAAATGAAGTTTCGCCACCGTATTCGTAGTAGTCGCCATTATATTTTACCTTTGGAGATACAGTTCTGCTCTCGTAACCACGTAAGCTTCTTATGCCACCAAGGTAAAGTCTTTCGTTGATCGGAGTATAACCTCTTTCCCAAATTTTACCAAAGCTTGCTTTATATCTTAAGATAAGATCGTAGTCGATGTACTCTATAAGACCTAGATAGTAGTTGAAATTTGTGCGATTTTTGATAAAGTCTATATCGCCACCAAGCCCAGCTATCTCAAATGATGTGCTAGCTATAATGCCACGTCTTGGCAAGTAATAATCATCAGTGCTGTTATATGTTAAAGCCGGAGTTATAGCGCTTTTTATGGCTTTACCTTCTCTATAAATTTCTTTTTTGGTTTTTGTGTTGATATCTCTTAGTTCATCATCTTTTAAGGTAATTTTGCTTTGCTCAATGTTGTAAGTAAGTGATGCACTTAAATTTCTAGTTAGTTTTCTACCTAGTGTTGTGCTAAATCCATAGCTTCTCTCTTTATATGTTCTCCAGTCATAGTCATTTGCGTAAAGAGTTCCACCAAGGCTATACTCTGAGTCAAAAATTCTTGGGTTTGTAAGACTTATCTGACCTGAAAGCTCTCTGTCACTTTTATCTACGCTTATTTGCCCTTGAAGACCAGAGCCAAAGATATTCGTGTCAGAAAGTGCAGCGTTTAGTAGTAGTCCGTCGCTGCTACCGTATCCGATACCGCCACTTATTGAGCCAGTTGAAGCCTCTTTTACTTTTACTTTTAGATCAACTGTATTTTTATCAACCGGATCTTCTTCTATCTCAACGTCATCAAAGTAGCTTGTTCTTTTTAGTGCATCTTTTGAGTCTTGAAGGTCAGTCCTGCTATATAAATTTCCTTCAGTTAGATAAAGTTCACGTCTTACAACGCGGTCAACAGTTCTATCATTTCCTGAAATTTGAACATTTCTTATATATACTTTTTCGCCAGGATCTACTTCATAATCAATATCGACAGTTTTATTTTCATCAAATTTATCAGTCTTTGGATAGACTTTTACAAATGCATAACCTTTATCAGCAACCATATCATCAAGCTTTTTCATATCTTGGCGAAGTCTTGCTGAGTTCATCGTATCGCCAGCCTCAAGCCTAAAGTCATCTATAATCTTTTTAGTGTCAAGCTCTAGCTCTTCAGGTGCCGTAATGCTTACATTTGAAACCTTATAAGGCTCACCTTCATGAACATAATAAGTAAGATCAGCTGTGTAATTATCAAACGATGAATTTAAATAAGGTGACGAAATAGTCGCGTCTAAATAACCTTTTTGGAAATATTTGTCTTGTATTCTTGCTGGATCATTTTCAAGCTCAAAAAGTTTAACTTTACCGTCATTTCTGCCCCAAAGCCAGCCCATAAATTCTCTACTTTTGTTTGCAACTACCGGCTCTATATCGTCATAATCAAACTCTTTTGCACCGACTAAATTTACATTTTTGATTATCATATTTTCGCCGCGGTTTATGTTGAGTGTTATAAAAAGTGAGCTGTCATTGTCTGTGACTGGTTGTTTTTCTACGTCTACAACGGTATCGAAATAGCCCTTTGACTCATAATATTGGCGAATTCTCTCTTTTGTTTTTTCGATAGTTAGCTCATCGTACATATTGCCAGGTTTGATGTTAATTAGCGACTCTATGGCAGTTTTATCATTTGTTACAACACCTTTTAGATCGACCCTAGCAATACTTGGCTTCTCTTTTACAGCTACTAAAAGATTGCCATTGCCTGTATCTTCTATGTAGATATCGTCGAAATAGTTTTGTTTGTATAAATTTGTGATCGCCTTATCGCTAAGCTTTGGGGTCAGATCCTGACCGACTTTTAAGCCCATTATTTGGCTTGCTACTTCAGGCGAAAGGTGAATTAGTCCTTTAAAATTTATTGACTGGATTGTTTGTGCGCTTAGGCCACTGAAAGCTAATGCTAATAAAAATAATTTCTTTCTCATTAAATTTAACCTAGAGTTTTAGTATAAGTGCGTATAATATCATATTTTATTTTTAATAAATTTAAATTTTATAATTTTGAAGGTTTTTTATGAAAATAGGTATCATCGGACTTGGTCTTATGGGTGGCTCACTTGGGCTAGCATTAAAAGATGAAAAATTAATCTCTTGTGTTAGCGGATACGATAAAGACGAAAATCATAGCAAAAAGGCCTTAGAACTTGGCTTGGTGCATGAAATTTTAAGCATTGACGAGATGAAAAAGAAGTGTGACATCATCTTTTTGGCTGTACCAGTCGAGGCTATCGTGAGCATCGTGCAAAATTTAACTGATATCAGCGAAGATACAACTATCATTGATTTTGGCTCAACTAAACAAAAGATTATCGAGGCAGTACCAGAAAAAATTCGTAAAAATTTCATTCCAGCTCACCCAATGGCAGGTACCGAGTATTCTGGTCCAGAGGCTGCTTTCAAATCACTTTACACAGGGGCAACTGTTATTGTTTGTGACTTTGCAGAAAGCGCAGAAAAACATGTAAAAAGAAGCGTTGAGTTGTTTTCTTGCCTTGGTATGAAGATCATTTTCATGAGCGCAAAAGAGCATGATCATCACGTAGGTCTTATTTCACATTTGCCTCATGCGATTGCATTTTCGCTTGCTAGTGGAATTTTAAAAGAAGAGGATAAAAGGCACATCGTAGCACTTGGAGGACCGACATTTAAAGGCATGATACGTGTCGCAAAGAGTTCGCCTTTTATGTGGAGCGATATCTTTAAGCAAAATAAAAATAATGTTGTTGAAGCTATAAATATGTTTGAAAAAGAGCTAAATTTGTGCAAAGATCTCATAAAAGATGAACGCTGGGATGAACTTTTTGCTTGGATGAGCGACGCTAGAGCCGTAAGAGAAATTTTGTAATTAACTAAAAATTTATTGATTTACGTGTAAAATTTTGCAAATTGAATTTAAGGTAAAAATATATGTATAGACGTGGGATAGGCGGTTTTGGTATTGTTGTGCTTTTGCTAATTTTAATTTTAGCCGGTGGTTTTGGCTATGCTTTGATGTCAAAAGATTTTGAGCGAAATGAGCCGATAATCGGTGTTGCTGATAAAGTTTATTGGAATCTTAGAACCCCAATGAATATCAAATTTAAAGATGATAGTGGTATAAAATTTGTACGAATTAGTATGAATGATGGGAAAAATGATCTAAATTTATTAAATCAAATCATACAAAATCCAAGTACCGAGCTTGATGTAAATTTAACCTTTCCAAAGACTGGCTTTTTTGCTCAAAAAGATACCTATGAGATGAATATCGAAGCTGTAGATACTAGTAAATGGAGCTTTTTTACTGGCAATAAAGCTAGCAAAAAGGTTGAAGTAGTGCTTGATACTTCAAAGCCTGATCTTTACGTGCTTTCGCAGTCTTATTCTATCTCAAAAGGTGGTAGTGCTGTTGTGGTGTTTAGAGCAACTGATAATCAGCTAAAAGAGGTCTATGTCCAGACAAATTTTGGTAAGAAATTTAAGGCTGTTCCATTTTATAAAGAGGGCTTTTATGCAGCACTTGTTGCTTGGCCAGTTCAGGTTGAAAATTTTAGTGCAGAAGTTATTGCTAGGGACTTCGCAGGCAATGAGAGCAAGTCACATGTTAGATATTTTTATGAAAATGTAAAGTATAAAACTTCAACTATCGCATTAAACGATAGATTTTTAGATGGCAAAATAGTCGATCTAACTGATCAGTATGCAAAAGATCCAAGCGCGCTTTCAAGGCTTGAGAAAATGAGATTTGTCAATGAAACGCTTAGAAATTCAAACGAAGAAAAAATAACAGCACTTACTACAAATCCTGGTGATGAGATGTTATCTGGCTTTAGTGTGACACCATTTTATCCACTAAGAAATGGTAAAAAAGTGGCTGACTTCGCCGATCATAGGTACTATACATATAATAACGAGCAAGTAAGCGAATCATGGCATATGGGAATAGACTTTGCAAGTGTGGCAGCGGCTCCTATAATAGCTAGTAATGCCGGCCGTGTCGTGCTTGCATCTGAAAATGGAATTTATGGATTAAATATTGTGATTGATCATGGATTTGGGCTTTATTCGCTTTATGGACACTGCTCAAGCACTAGAGTAAAAGAGGGCGATATGGTGGCAGTTGGCGATCAGATAGGCACTACTGGAACTAGTGGTCTTGCACTTGGAGATCACCTTCACTTTGGAATTTTAGTCCAAGGCGAAGAGGTGAGACCACAACAATGGATGGATAAAAAGTGGATAAAGGACAATATCACAAGTGTTTTAGATGCTGCAAAAGCGATGATAGACAAGAACTAAAAAATTTGCAAAATTGATTTTTTAGTGCTATCATAAGCGGATTAAAAGTATAAGGAAAATTCTTGAAACAAACTACTATCGCAAGACGCGTTGAGACCGTTGGTATAGGGCTTCATAAAGGTGAGCCGATAAGACTTATACTAGAACCTCTTGATGCAAATTCTGGTATTATTTTGCACCGAGAAGATCTTGGTATTAGTTTTAAAGCTGAACCTAAAAATGTGATAAATACGCAGATGGCAACCGTTGTTGGCAACGAGAAAGGCTTTATTAGTACGATTGAGCATCTAATGTCAGCCATAAATGGTTATGGTATTGATAATATTAGAATCTCTGTTGATGCAAATGAAATTCCCGTCATGGATGGTAGTGCAATAAGCTTTTGCATGCTACTTGATGAGGCTGGCATAAGATATCTTGATGCCGGTAAAAAAGTAATTCTTGTCCGCCGTGAAGTTGAGGTTGTTGAAGGTTCTAAATTTGTACAAACTTCACCTTCAAGAAGTCCAAAATTTGACTATACGATAAAATTTGATCATCCAGTTATTGGTGAACAAAGATATGTTTTTGATTTTAGTAAAAGCTCTTTTATAAAAAATATAGCTCGTGCTAGAACTTTTGGATTTTTGAAAGATTTACAGCGTTTACAAGCTCAAAATTTAGCTCTTGGTGCATCGCTTGATAATGCCGTGGCAATTGATGATACGCATATCCTAAATCCAGAAGGTTTGAGATTTGAAAATGAGTTTGTAAGGCACAAAATTTTAGATGCGATTGGTGATTTAAGCTTGCTTGGAGCGCCTTTATTGGGCGATTATACAGCATTTGCTGGAAGCCATGACCTAAATCACAAATTAACTCTTGCTTTGATGTCCGATGAGAAAAACTACGAGATCGCAACTCTAAATGGCGAACTTCTAAAAGAGTATCAAAAGGTATTTGCATAGAAAATATTGAAATTTTAGTTGTCTCTTTATCGACTCCGCTCTTGGTTGGAGTTTATAAAGACGGCGTAAAATTTGATGAAATTACGACTGATGAACATGCCAGTGAAGCTTTGATAAAGATCTTAGAAAATTTATCCTCTAAATTTAATATCACAAAAATTATCTATGCAAATACGCCAGGCAGTTTTATGGGGCTAAAGGTGGCCTATGTAATATTAAAAACATTTTCTTTGGCTAAAGGCTGCAAATTTTACGCCGTTAGTGGCTTTAGTTTAAATGGTCACCAAGCTATAAGAGCAAATAAAAATTTAAGTTTTGTTTTAAAAGATGGCAAAATTTCACTTGAAAAAGTGGAGCCAGTAGGATTTAGGTTGCCTTTAAATTTAGATGAATTAAAACTAAATTCAGATACACTTCCAGATTATATCATCCAAGCAGTTTAGGAGAAATTTTGAACATCTTAGTGCCTGCAACAAGTGCAAATTTGGGTCCTGGTTTTGATGCTTTGGGGCTTAGTTTGAAGCTTTTTAATAGTGTGAAAATCGAGCCAGCAAAATTTAGCTCAGTGTCGATAAACGGCGAAGGCAGTGGAAGTGTAAATTTAAAGAGAAACAATATATTCTTAAGTATTTTTAATGAAATTTTTTTTGAGCTAACTGGTAAAAATGAAAATTTTAGAGTCGTTTTTGAAAATAATATCCCATTTTCAAGGGGGCTTGGCAGTAGCTCCGCTGTTATCGTTGGGGCCATTGCTTCAGCGTACGAAATGGCTGGCTTTAAGGCAAGCAAAGAGACAGTTTTAAATAAAGCTATCATCTATGAAACCCATCCTGATAATATCTCGCCAGCAGTTCACGGTGGATTTATCAGCGCGATCGTAAAAAATGGTAATGTTTACGCAAATAAAATAAGTTTAAGCGATGAGATAAAAGCAATAGTTGTTATCCCAAATAAACCGATGAGTACATCCTCGTCAAGACAAATTTTACCAAAGAACTATACGATGAAAGAGTGTGTAAATAACTTATCTCATGCCGCTTTTTTAACGTCTTGTTTTTATGAAAAAAAGTATGATCTCTTAAAAATAGCAAGCAAAGATTTGATGCATGAAGAGCGTAGAATGCACGCTTTAGAAGAACTTTTTGAAGTTAGAAAAGTAGCTTATGAAAATGGTGCTTTAATGAGCACGCTTTCAGGCTCAGGTTCAAGCTTTTTAAATATCGCTTACAAAGATGATGCTAAAAATTTACGAGATATTTTAAAGAGTAAATTTGGTGATTTTAGGGTTGAGGTTTTTTCATTTGATAACGATGGATACGAAATTACGCAAAGCTAAAAACAAGTTTAAAAAGATATAATGAACAAAAATAATCCTGTAAGGACATGCGTCGCTTGTAAAATTAAAATTTCTCAGAGCTTGTTAAAAAGATACCGCTTGGTAGGTAAAAATTTAGAACATGGCAAAGGAAATGGTCGTAGCTTTTATCTGTGTGACAAATGTATACAAAAAGATATAAAAATTTTAAAAAAAATAATTGATAAACAAACTAAAGGTGCTCTTATTTGTGATGCACCGAAGTTAAAGGAGATACTCTTAAATGAGCAATGTTAGGATTTCAGAGATCGCAAACGAGCTTGGCTATCCAAGTAAAGAGATAGTAGAAAAAGCTCAAGAGCTAGGATTAAAAGTCAAAACTCACTCAAATGCAGTTAGCCTTGAAGAGGCCGAAGCTATATATGAATATGTTCAAACTGGCGTGATACCAGATAAATTTAAAAAGAAAAAGAGTGAACCTAAACCAAAAAAAGAGCCTAAAAAAGAAGTAGAAAAAGAGTCAGTAAAAAAAGAAGAAAAACAAAAAAGTGAACCTAAAAAAGCTACTACTAAAACTGAGTCAAAGTCGGTAAAAGCTGAGCCTAAGAAAGAGGCACAAATTTTAGAAGAAAAACAAAAAATTGAGCCTAAAAAAGAAGAAATAAAAGTAGAGCAAAAACAAGTCGAAGCTCCAAGGCCAAAAGAGAGCTTGGCCGATGTGACTCAAAAAAGACGTGGCCTTGTGATAGTAAAAAAGAAAAAAGACTATGAAGCGCCAATTGCTACAAAAGAAGAGAAAAAGCCTGAGCCAAGCATAGCTAATATAAGCGATTTTAAAAGTATGTTTTCAGCAAATGATGAAAATTTAGCTAAGAAAAAGAAAAAAGATAAAAAAGTAGTTGTTGCAAGTAAAAAGGATAACACTCAGAAGATGGATCTACTTGGCGGAAGTGATTTTGGTGACATTGTACTAGAAGATGAAGATGTAGTTGTTCTTCCTGATTTTAGTTTTAAAACTCCGGTACCAGCACCTGCTCAAAAGACAAAACAGCCAAATGTTATGAGAACTACGGTCAACAATACGATAAATTCATTTGGCGAAGGTGGCATACAAAGAAGAGCTAGAAAAAAACACAAAAAGCCTGAAAATAAACAAAACAATGAAGCTGTGACGTCTATAAGTATTCCAAAAGAAATTCGTGTTTATGAATTTGCTGAAAAGCTAAACAAACAGCCAAGCGAGATTATTGGTAAGCTTTTCATGCTTGGTATGATGACAACTAAAAATGACTTTTTGGATGAAGATGCGATCGAAATTTTAGCTGATGAGTTTAATGTAGAGGTTAATATCATCGACGATCAAAAAGAATTTGACTACGTAGCAGCCTATGAAGAAGAGATAAAAGACGATGAAAATCTCCAGCCAAGAGCACCAGTCATAACCATCATGGGTCACGTTGATCATGGTAAAACTTCATTGCTTGATTACATAAGAAAATCACGTGTAGCAGCAGGAGAGGCTGGTGGTATCACTCAGCATGTTGGTGCTTATATGGTAAATAAAAACGGCAAAAACATCACATTTATTGACACCCCAGGTCACGAAGCGTTTACTGCTATGCGCGCAAGAGGTGCTGGTGTAACTGATATAGTTATCATCGTTGTTGCAGCAGATGACGGCGTAAAACCACAAACAAAAGAGGCGGTCAGCCACGCAAAAGCTGCTGGTGTACCAATAATCATCGCGATAAACAAAATGGATAAAGAGTCAGCAAATCCTGACTTAGTAAAGACTGGTCTTGCTGAGCTTGATATCATGCCAACAGAGTGGGGCGGAAAATATGAATTTGTGCCAATCTCTGCAAAAACAGGCATGGGTATAGATGATCTATTAGAGATCGTGCTTTTACAAGCTGACCTTTTAGAGTTAAAAGCAAATCCAAAAGCAAATGCAAAAGCAACTGTCATCGAGAGCTCGCTTCAAAAAGGTCGTGGCCCAGTCGCTACTATCATCGTTGAAAATGGTACGCTTCATGTTGGAGATACTGTCGTAGCAGGCGTTGCGTATGGAAAGATAAGAAGCTTGCTTGATGACCAAGGTAAGCCTTTGCAAGATATAAAACCAGGCGAATGTGGTGTGATAGTAGGTCTTAGCGAAATAGCAGAGGCTGGCGAGACGCTAATAGGTGTAAAAACAGATAAAGAGGCTCGTGAATACGCGCAGAAAAAAGCTGAATATATCCGCCAAAAAGAGCTTAGTAAGAGTACAAAAGTTAGTATTGACGAGCTTAGTGCTAAGATTGCTGAGGGTGAGTTAAAGACGCTTCCAATCATCATCAAAGCTGACGTTGGTGGCTCACTTGAGGCACTAAAAGCAAGCCTAGAAAAACTAGCAAATGATGAGATCAGAGTAAATGTCATCCACTCTGGTGTTGGCGGCATCACGCAAAGCGACGTAGCACTTGCTAGTGCGAGCGAAGACTGCATAATCCTTGGTTTTAACATAAGACCAACTGGCGAGATAAAAGAAAAGGCAAAAGAGAGCGGTGTCGAGATAAAGACTTATAATGTTATTTATAATTTAATTGACGACGTGAAAGCGATCTTGGGCGGACTAATGTCACCGATCATCAGAGAAGAGCAGCTTGGTCAAGCTCAGGTTCGTCAAGTGATCCATGTGCCAAAAGTTGGAACTATTGCTGGATGTATCGTCACTGAAGGCACGATAAATAGAGGCGCAAAAATTCGCCTTATTAGAGAAGGCGTGGTCGTTTATGAGGGCTTAGTAAGCTCACTAAAACGCTTCAAAGATGATGTCAAAGAGGTCGCTAAAGGTTATGAGTGTGGCGTTGGTATCGAAAATTTCAATGATATTAGAGAAAACGACTACATCGAAAGCTTTAAAGAAGTCAAGGAGAAAGCTACTCTATGAACGCTAACGAAATAAAGCGTATGAGAACAGAGAGTGTGCTAAAAGAGCTCATCCCAGAGGCTTTAGCTACTCTTGAAGATAGCATTTTAAAGGGGCTTTGTGTCACTGATGTCGAGTGTAAAAAAGGTAGATACGACGCCTTTGTTTATCTTGATAAAATGGCATTTGATGAGCGTGAACAAGAGTATATTTTGGGGCATTTAAAGCGAGTTTGTAGGCATTTGCAAAACCACTGCATGGCAGCTGAGGGCTGGTATAGATGCCCAAATTTTCACTTTAAATTTGACGATAGATTAGAGTATCAAAACCATATGGATAAGTTGTTTGATAAAATTTCAAAGGATTTAAACAAAAATGGATAATTTAGACAAACTAGTACGCGAATGCGGCGTAGAGCTTTACGACAGCGAGATCGCAAATGAAAATGGCAGGGTTATTTTTAGAGTTTACATCACAAAAAAAGA comes from Campylobacter concisus and encodes:
- the accD gene encoding acetyl-CoA carboxylase, carboxyltransferase subunit beta; the encoded protein is MNFSDIFSKIRKAQPRPEEAPTHWVKCDNCHSLMYYKEVEACFNVCPKCGYHMRLKATDRINLICDEDSFVEFDANLKPVDPLNFVDKKSYKKRITENKEKTGRTSSVICGEGKCDGQEIQLVVFDFGFMGGSLASVEGEKIVRAIKRAIEKRQALVIVSASGGARMQESTFSLMQMSKTSAALKLLDEAKLPYISILTDPTMGGVSASFAWLGDLIIAEPGALIGFAGQRVIKQTIGADLPEGFQRAEFLLEHGLIDAIVPRSEHKKYISDMVKFLTNNKTIHQKDYQDESGNNFELKLKTKG
- the bamA gene encoding outer membrane protein assembly factor BamA, translating into MRKKLFLLALAFSGLSAQTIQSINFKGLIHLSPEVASQIMGLKVGQDLTPKLSDKAITNLYKQNYFDDIYIEDTGNGNLLVAVKEKPSIARVDLKGVVTNDKTAIESLINIKPGNMYDELTIEKTKERIRQYYESKGYFDTVVDVEKQPVTDNDSSLFITLNINRGENMIIKNVNLVGAKEFDYDDIEPVVANKSREFMGWLWGRNDGKVKLFELENDPARIQDKYFQKGYLDATISSPYLNSSFDNYTADLTYYVHEGEPYKVSNVSITAPEELELDTKKIIDDFRLEAGDTMNSARLRQDMKKLDDMVADKGYAFVKVYPKTDKFDENKTVDIDYEVDPGEKVYIRNVQISGNDRTVDRVVRRELYLTEGNLYSRTDLQDSKDALKRTSYFDDVEIEEDPVDKNTVDLKVKVKEASTGSISGGIGYGSSDGLLLNAALSDTNIFGSGLQGQISVDKSDRELSGQISLTNPRIFDSEYSLGGTLYANDYDWRTYKERSYGFSTTLGRKLTRNLSASLTYNIEQSKITLKDDELRDINTKTKKEIYREGKAIKSAITPALTYNSTDDYYLPRRGIIASTSFEIAGLGGDIDFIKNRTNFNYYLGLIEYIDYDLILRYKASFGKIWERGYTPINERLYLGGIRSLRGYESRTVSPKVKYNGDYYEYGGETSFNNSAEISFPIIDRVKMRGVVFYDYGMIGENILNEIKRSSVGTGIEWITPIGPLQLIFAKALKPKEGDDTNTFEFTIGRRF
- a CDS encoding prephenate dehydrogenase encodes the protein MKIGIIGLGLMGGSLGLALKDEKLISCVSGYDKDENHSKKALELGLVHEILSIDEMKKKCDIIFLAVPVEAIVSIVQNLTDISEDTTIIDFGSTKQKIIEAVPEKIRKNFIPAHPMAGTEYSGPEAAFKSLYTGATVIVCDFAESAEKHVKRSVELFSCLGMKIIFMSAKEHDHHVGLISHLPHAIAFSLASGILKEEDKRHIVALGGPTFKGMIRVAKSSPFMWSDIFKQNKNNVVEAINMFEKELNLCKDLIKDERWDELFAWMSDARAVREIL
- a CDS encoding M23 family metallopeptidase, translating into MYRRGIGGFGIVVLLLILILAGGFGYALMSKDFERNEPIIGVADKVYWNLRTPMNIKFKDDSGIKFVRISMNDGKNDLNLLNQIIQNPSTELDVNLTFPKTGFFAQKDTYEMNIEAVDTSKWSFFTGNKASKKVEVVLDTSKPDLYVLSQSYSISKGGSAVVVFRATDNQLKEVYVQTNFGKKFKAVPFYKEGFYAALVAWPVQVENFSAEVIARDFAGNESKSHVRYFYENVKYKTSTIALNDRFLDGKIVDLTDQYAKDPSALSRLEKMRFVNETLRNSNEEKITALTTNPGDEMLSGFSVTPFYPLRNGKKVADFADHRYYTYNNEQVSESWHMGIDFASVAAAPIIASNAGRVVLASENGIYGLNIVIDHGFGLYSLYGHCSSTRVKEGDMVAVGDQIGTTGTSGLALGDHLHFGILVQGEEVRPQQWMDKKWIKDNITSVLDAAKAMIDKN
- the lpxC gene encoding UDP-3-O-acyl-N-acetylglucosamine deacetylase, producing the protein MKQTTIARRVETVGIGLHKGEPIRLILEPLDANSGIILHREDLGISFKAEPKNVINTQMATVVGNEKGFISTIEHLMSAINGYGIDNIRISVDANEIPVMDGSAISFCMLLDEAGIRYLDAGKKVILVRREVEVVEGSKFVQTSPSRSPKFDYTIKFDHPVIGEQRYVFDFSKSSFIKNIARARTFGFLKDLQRLQAQNLALGASLDNAVAIDDTHILNPEGLRFENEFVRHKILDAIGDLSLLGAPLLGDYTAFAGSHDLNHKLTLALMSDEKNYEIATLNGELLKEYQKVFA
- a CDS encoding glycoprotease, whose translation is MVGVYKDGVKFDEITTDEHASEALIKILENLSSKFNITKIIYANTPGSFMGLKVAYVILKTFSLAKGCKFYAVSGFSLNGHQAIRANKNLSFVLKDGKISLEKVEPVGFRLPLNLDELKLNSDTLPDYIIQAV
- the thrB gene encoding homoserine kinase; this translates as MNILVPATSANLGPGFDALGLSLKLFNSVKIEPAKFSSVSINGEGSGSVNLKRNNIFLSIFNEIFFELTGKNENFRVVFENNIPFSRGLGSSSAVIVGAIASAYEMAGFKASKETVLNKAIIYETHPDNISPAVHGGFISAIVKNGNVYANKISLSDEIKAIVVIPNKPMSTSSSRQILPKNYTMKECVNNLSHAAFLTSCFYEKKYDLLKIASKDLMHEERRMHALEELFEVRKVAYENGALMSTLSGSGSSFLNIAYKDDAKNLRDILKSKFGDFRVEVFSFDNDGYEITQS
- the infB gene encoding translation initiation factor IF-2 — its product is MSNVRISEIANELGYPSKEIVEKAQELGLKVKTHSNAVSLEEAEAIYEYVQTGVIPDKFKKKKSEPKPKKEPKKEVEKESVKKEEKQKSEPKKATTKTESKSVKAEPKKEAQILEEKQKIEPKKEEIKVEQKQVEAPRPKESLADVTQKRRGLVIVKKKKDYEAPIATKEEKKPEPSIANISDFKSMFSANDENLAKKKKKDKKVVVASKKDNTQKMDLLGGSDFGDIVLEDEDVVVLPDFSFKTPVPAPAQKTKQPNVMRTTVNNTINSFGEGGIQRRARKKHKKPENKQNNEAVTSISIPKEIRVYEFAEKLNKQPSEIIGKLFMLGMMTTKNDFLDEDAIEILADEFNVEVNIIDDQKEFDYVAAYEEEIKDDENLQPRAPVITIMGHVDHGKTSLLDYIRKSRVAAGEAGGITQHVGAYMVNKNGKNITFIDTPGHEAFTAMRARGAGVTDIVIIVVAADDGVKPQTKEAVSHAKAAGVPIIIAINKMDKESANPDLVKTGLAELDIMPTEWGGKYEFVPISAKTGMGIDDLLEIVLLQADLLELKANPKANAKATVIESSLQKGRGPVATIIVENGTLHVGDTVVAGVAYGKIRSLLDDQGKPLQDIKPGECGVIVGLSEIAEAGETLIGVKTDKEAREYAQKKAEYIRQKELSKSTKVSIDELSAKIAEGELKTLPIIIKADVGGSLEALKASLEKLANDEIRVNVIHSGVGGITQSDVALASASEDCIILGFNIRPTGEIKEKAKESGVEIKTYNVIYNLIDDVKAILGGLMSPIIREEQLGQAQVRQVIHVPKVGTIAGCIVTEGTINRGAKIRLIREGVVVYEGLVSSLKRFKDDVKEVAKGYECGVGIENFNDIRENDYIESFKEVKEKATL
- the rbfA gene encoding 30S ribosome-binding factor RbfA; the protein is MNANEIKRMRTESVLKELIPEALATLEDSILKGLCVTDVECKKGRYDAFVYLDKMAFDEREQEYILGHLKRVCRHLQNHCMAAEGWYRCPNFHFKFDDRLEYQNHMDKLFDKISKDLNKNG